One Calditrichota bacterium genomic region harbors:
- a CDS encoding helix-turn-helix domain-containing protein, protein MTKKAVFTVKDLANYLNVHPMTIYRYLQKNKLPAFKIGNSWRFNKESIDRWRLNQENISFYRKRQDSTDE, encoded by the coding sequence ATGACCAAAAAAGCCGTTTTCACCGTGAAGGATCTTGCAAATTATCTCAATGTTCATCCCATGACCATCTACCGGTATTTGCAAAAGAATAAATTGCCCGCGTTTAAGATCGGAAACAGCTGGCGCTTTAATAAAGAGTCCATTGACCGGTGGCGGCTTAATCAGGAAAACATTTCCTTTTATCGGAAACGGCAGGATTCCACCGATGAATAA
- a CDS encoding UPF0164 family protein, giving the protein MKKIAILTAISLIFLAGLPTQKAHAQSEAGVLFLQISPGVRADGMGEAFVALANDASAVYWNSGGLGFLDGHELLIMHSNWLPQLASDLFYDYVSYIHHINGLGTFGASVTYLNLGEQNVTLENGPEVVDHFTSYDFAVSGAFGTLVGEHTGVGLNMKIIRSNLAPFGAGKEKGAGQTWSFGVDLGVLYKTPFLKNLNLGMNLTNMGPKISYIDVDQADPQPTTLKVGLAYHIINSKYNKLTYVLDFDKLLVRRYKDGTSDPFYKAIFTSWTDQPIKQEMKEIITHTGLEYWYSDLIALRVGYWYDELGNVKPYTFGAGLKYSLYRFDFGYIAAGEGHPLNDTMRFSLTIGF; this is encoded by the coding sequence ATGAAAAAAATCGCCATTTTAACCGCTATTTCTCTCATCTTTTTGGCGGGATTGCCCACGCAAAAGGCACACGCCCAGAGTGAAGCGGGGGTTCTGTTCTTACAAATTTCCCCCGGCGTCCGTGCCGACGGAATGGGTGAAGCCTTTGTGGCCCTTGCCAATGATGCTTCAGCCGTCTACTGGAATTCAGGCGGACTGGGATTTCTGGACGGACACGAACTGTTGATTATGCATTCCAATTGGCTCCCCCAATTGGCAAGCGACCTGTTCTACGACTACGTGTCTTACATTCACCACATTAATGGACTGGGAACATTTGGCGCCAGCGTCACTTATTTGAATTTGGGCGAACAGAATGTCACCCTCGAAAATGGTCCCGAAGTGGTTGACCATTTCACCAGTTACGATTTCGCCGTTTCGGGCGCTTTTGGAACCCTGGTGGGTGAACACACCGGTGTGGGACTGAACATGAAAATTATTCGCAGCAATCTGGCACCCTTTGGCGCCGGTAAAGAAAAGGGCGCCGGGCAGACCTGGTCATTTGGTGTGGACCTGGGTGTCCTCTACAAAACGCCCTTCCTGAAAAATTTAAATCTTGGAATGAACCTGACCAACATGGGACCGAAAATTTCCTACATCGATGTCGATCAGGCCGATCCGCAGCCAACCACATTAAAAGTGGGACTGGCCTACCACATTATCAACAGTAAATACAACAAACTGACTTACGTTCTGGATTTTGACAAACTTCTGGTACGCCGTTATAAAGACGGAACGTCCGATCCCTTCTACAAGGCTATTTTTACGTCCTGGACGGATCAACCCATCAAACAGGAAATGAAGGAAATCATCACACACACGGGATTGGAATATTGGTACAGCGATCTGATCGCCCTTCGCGTGGGCTACTGGTACGATGAACTGGGGAATGTAAAGCCTTACACATTCGGAGCCGGGCTGAAATATTCCCTGTACCGATTTGATTTCGGCTACATTGCCGCAGGTGAGGGCCATCCCCTGAACGATACCATGCGCTTTTCGTTGACCATTGGGTTCTGA